From one Variovorax sp. PBL-H6 genomic stretch:
- a CDS encoding PP2C family protein-serine/threonine phosphatase, whose protein sequence is MAGRALSVSLAALSQTGQRECNEDAFGYWEGAGSLVAVLCDGAGGHGGGQTASRAAVTHVLEAFALHPEVSLNALQWLVQGANGAVLAQQVAGTLTADMRTTIVVLLLDLRSGAALWAHVGDSRLYHWRDARLLGRTRDQSLEQRLRDAGLSAAGAASGQLTSALGSPEGFDFDTLESPQVLASGDALLLCTDGLWSAFDDFAMASSLAGCGGVQAWLDRLEAGVRQAGRSDQDNYSALAVWCAAG, encoded by the coding sequence ATGGCCGGGCGCGCGTTGAGCGTCTCGCTCGCCGCGCTGTCGCAAACCGGGCAGCGCGAGTGCAACGAGGATGCCTTCGGCTATTGGGAAGGCGCGGGCTCCCTTGTCGCTGTCCTGTGCGATGGCGCCGGTGGCCATGGCGGCGGCCAGACGGCATCGCGCGCCGCGGTGACGCATGTGCTGGAAGCCTTCGCGCTTCACCCTGAAGTCAGCCTGAACGCGCTCCAGTGGCTGGTCCAGGGCGCCAACGGCGCTGTTCTTGCGCAGCAGGTCGCCGGCACCCTGACTGCCGACATGCGCACCACCATCGTGGTGCTGCTGCTCGATCTCCGGAGCGGCGCGGCGCTCTGGGCCCATGTCGGCGACTCGCGCCTGTACCACTGGCGCGACGCCCGGCTGCTCGGGCGCACGCGCGACCAGAGCCTCGAGCAGCGCTTGCGCGACGCCGGTCTGAGCGCAGCAGGCGCTGCCTCGGGGCAACTGACTTCGGCGCTCGGCTCGCCGGAAGGCTTCGACTTCGACACCCTCGAAAGCCCGCAGGTGCTCGCTTCAGGCGATGCGCTGCTGCTGTGCACGGATGGCCTCTGGTCGGCCTTCGACGACTTTGCGATGGCGAGCAGCCTGGCCGGATGCGGCGGTGTCCAGGCCTGGCTCGATCGCCTCGAAGCGGGTGTGCGGCAAGCCGGGCGCAGCGACCAGGACAACTACTCGGCGCTCGCGGTGTGGTGCGCGGCGGGTTGA
- a CDS encoding FecR domain-containing protein yields the protein MRLTKISFRVFLLCVATMLASPPAWAQSASIVGIVEGGATLIRQTTRYKLAEGVALQEQDIIETTPGAFVQIELPGPVLVGIGESTRLMLRPRVGKGLAAAPLYLLQGWVKTSSDAAFTYASPAFEIATQAASTVVYTTGAQYEVFVESGTARLTLRDSPPSISQLAGGDFAQRREGATPTVARRAPPEFLAKVPRQFRDRLPARGEQFAKRPVAPKPVGEIAYADVSAWLHTEPALRLPLLPLWRPRAAADPAFRAAAKAELPRHPEWEPYADPEGYARRMAEEAERRRAREAERRRAREAAAAAAAAAAAASTGPSGGAGKP from the coding sequence TTGCGGCTCACGAAGATATCGTTCAGGGTGTTCCTGCTGTGCGTCGCGACCATGCTCGCGTCGCCTCCGGCATGGGCGCAATCGGCCAGCATCGTCGGCATCGTCGAAGGCGGTGCCACGCTGATCCGGCAGACCACGCGCTACAAGCTCGCCGAAGGCGTGGCCTTGCAGGAGCAGGACATCATCGAGACGACGCCCGGTGCCTTCGTGCAGATCGAACTCCCCGGCCCCGTGCTCGTGGGCATCGGCGAATCGACGCGGCTGATGCTGAGGCCCCGCGTGGGCAAGGGGCTCGCGGCGGCGCCGCTGTACCTGCTCCAGGGCTGGGTCAAGACCAGCAGCGACGCCGCCTTCACCTATGCAAGCCCCGCTTTCGAGATTGCGACGCAGGCCGCCAGCACCGTGGTCTACACGACCGGCGCGCAATACGAGGTGTTCGTCGAAAGCGGCACCGCCAGGCTGACCCTGCGCGACAGCCCCCCTTCGATCTCGCAGCTGGCCGGCGGCGATTTCGCGCAACGCCGCGAGGGCGCCACGCCGACGGTCGCGCGGCGCGCGCCGCCCGAGTTCCTTGCCAAGGTGCCGCGCCAGTTCCGCGACCGCCTGCCCGCGCGCGGCGAGCAGTTTGCCAAACGCCCGGTCGCACCCAAGCCCGTCGGCGAGATCGCCTATGCCGACGTGTCCGCCTGGTTGCACACCGAGCCTGCGCTGCGTCTTCCGCTGTTGCCGCTGTGGCGCCCGCGCGCGGCGGCCGATCCGGCCTTCCGCGCGGCCGCGAAGGCCGAGCTCCCGCGGCACCCCGAGTGGGAGCCCTATGCAGACCCCGAAGGCTATGCGCGGCGAATGGCCGAGGAGGCCGAGCGCCGCCGCGCCCGGGAGGCGGAGCGCCGGCGCGCCCGCGAAGCGGCCGCAGCAGCCGCAGCAGCAGCCGCAGCCGCATCAACAGGGCCGAGCGGCGGGGCGGGCAAACCCTAG
- a CDS encoding c-type heme family protein, translating into MRLLFKFNLIFLVVFIAGVLGAGKVSYDLLQSNAKEEVLNHARLTIEKASAVRTYTNDQIRPLLETQMKYTFLPQTVPAYSATEVLATLSKSFPDYTYKEATLNPTNPRDRAADWEADIVNRFRTQADKKEFVGERDSGTGRSLYIARPLRITNAACLACHSTVEAAPRTLIDKYGQANGFGWQLNEVIGAQVVSVPMAVPLARAEQAFKVFMGSLIGIFVAIGIVLNLMLYLLVIRPVTALSKLANRVSLGELDAPEFKTHGRDEIGMLAQSFARMRHSLDHAIKMLET; encoded by the coding sequence ATGCGCCTTCTATTCAAGTTCAATCTGATCTTCCTGGTGGTCTTCATCGCCGGCGTGCTCGGCGCGGGCAAGGTGTCGTATGACCTGCTGCAAAGCAACGCCAAGGAAGAAGTGCTCAACCACGCGCGGCTGACGATCGAGAAGGCGTCGGCGGTGCGCACCTACACCAACGACCAGATCCGCCCGCTGCTCGAGACGCAGATGAAGTACACCTTCCTGCCCCAGACGGTGCCGGCCTATTCCGCCACCGAGGTGCTGGCGACACTTTCAAAGAGCTTTCCCGACTACACCTACAAGGAAGCGACGCTGAATCCGACCAACCCCCGCGATCGGGCCGCCGACTGGGAGGCCGACATCGTGAACCGCTTCCGTACCCAGGCCGACAAGAAGGAGTTCGTCGGCGAGCGCGACTCGGGCACCGGGCGTTCGCTCTACATCGCGCGTCCGCTGCGCATTACCAACGCCGCCTGCCTGGCCTGCCACAGCACCGTCGAGGCGGCGCCCCGCACGCTGATCGACAAGTACGGCCAGGCCAACGGCTTCGGCTGGCAGCTCAACGAGGTGATCGGCGCGCAGGTGGTGTCGGTGCCCATGGCGGTGCCGCTGGCGCGCGCCGAGCAGGCGTTCAAGGTCTTCATGGGCTCTTTGATCGGCATCTTCGTTGCGATCGGCATCGTGTTGAACCTGATGCTCTACCTGCTCGTCATCCGTCCGGTGACGGCATTGTCCAAGCTGGCCAATCGCGTCAGCCTGGGCGAGCTCGATGCCCCGGAATTCAAGACGCATGGGCGCGACGAGATCGGCATGCTCGCCCAGTCGTTCGCCCGCATGCGCCACAGCCTCGACCACGCCATCAAGATGCTCGAGACCTGA
- a CDS encoding serine/threonine-protein kinase, with protein sequence MSAPVPSHVGPYPIRGVVGSGAMGMVYLAHDPAIDRPVAIKTIHRRLLESSDDDPSVVARFRVEAKAAGRLTHRNIVPVYQFGEDNDCAYIVMEYVAGRNLRDYIHAPRKLEIPQVLCLMLQLLDGLHYAHERGIVHRDIKPANLLVADDGRLKITDFGIARTESSNLTRGTSVIGSPGYIAPEQYTNSDVDRRVDVFSAGVLLYQMLSGATPFVGTDEAIMYKIVYEPHRPLSEVTNDAALEPFDAVLDRALAKDPAQRYATAVAMRAALQALATEALPDVLPPDILLAPRLKAVDTTPAAGKERGPPTPSRPGTASVPSAIDPATTPLTPSKPLPVTSPPSVPVPTGWDSVALAEVERELAQHVGPVARVLVRRAARGLTSLGAVRQAVAGAIDDFEARERFLAKAGAPPTRTGTGVSSAGTQFRPMQGEGEMPVGAALREGDVDKAAAALLSSLGPIARVVAKRCAAKSQTREQFVAHVVEQLTPGMDARRVQADLWRAFG encoded by the coding sequence ATGTCTGCGCCTGTTCCTTCCCATGTCGGCCCCTACCCGATCCGCGGCGTGGTCGGCTCGGGCGCCATGGGCATGGTGTACCTGGCGCACGACCCGGCCATCGATCGGCCCGTCGCCATCAAGACGATCCACCGTCGCCTGCTCGAATCGAGCGACGACGATCCGAGCGTGGTGGCGCGCTTCCGAGTCGAAGCCAAGGCGGCCGGGCGGCTGACGCACCGCAACATCGTTCCGGTCTACCAGTTCGGCGAAGACAACGACTGCGCCTATATCGTCATGGAGTACGTCGCGGGGCGGAACCTGCGCGACTACATCCACGCGCCGCGCAAGCTCGAGATACCGCAGGTGCTGTGCCTGATGCTGCAACTCCTCGATGGCCTGCACTATGCCCATGAGCGCGGCATCGTGCACCGCGACATCAAGCCGGCGAACCTGCTGGTTGCCGACGACGGGCGCCTCAAGATCACCGATTTCGGCATCGCGCGAACCGAATCGTCGAACCTGACCCGCGGCACTTCCGTCATCGGCTCGCCAGGCTATATCGCGCCTGAGCAATACACCAACAGCGATGTCGACCGGCGGGTGGACGTGTTCTCGGCGGGCGTGCTGCTCTACCAGATGCTCAGCGGGGCGACGCCTTTCGTCGGCACGGACGAGGCGATCATGTACAAGATCGTCTACGAGCCCCACAGGCCGCTGAGCGAGGTGACGAACGACGCCGCGCTCGAGCCCTTCGACGCGGTGCTCGACCGGGCGCTGGCGAAGGACCCGGCGCAACGCTATGCGACGGCCGTTGCGATGCGGGCCGCGCTGCAGGCGCTCGCCACGGAGGCGCTGCCGGATGTGCTCCCGCCGGACATCCTGCTCGCGCCCAGGCTCAAGGCCGTCGACACCACGCCAGCTGCGGGAAAGGAGCGCGGTCCGCCAACGCCTTCCAGGCCGGGCACGGCATCCGTCCCGTCTGCCATCGATCCGGCGACGACGCCGCTGACACCCTCGAAGCCGCTGCCCGTCACCAGCCCGCCTTCGGTCCCCGTGCCCACCGGATGGGACAGCGTGGCGCTGGCCGAGGTCGAGCGCGAGCTGGCCCAGCATGTCGGCCCGGTGGCACGTGTGCTGGTGCGACGCGCCGCGCGAGGCTTGACCTCGCTCGGCGCAGTGCGCCAGGCCGTCGCCGGTGCCATCGACGATTTCGAAGCTCGCGAGCGCTTCCTGGCCAAGGCCGGGGCGCCGCCCACCCGCACCGGTACAGGTGTCTCGTCGGCGGGCACGCAGTTCCGGCCCATGCAGGGAGAGGGCGAAATGCCGGTCGGCGCGGCGCTGCGAGAGGGTGACGTCGACAAGGCAGCGGCCGCGCTTCTTTCCTCGCTGGGGCCGATCGCGCGCGTCGTCGCCAAGCGCTGCGCCGCGAAGTCGCAAACCCGCGAGCAGTTCGTCGCCCACGTGGTCGAGCAGCTCACGCCGGGCATGGATGCTCGCCGTGTGCAAGCCGACCTGTGGCGTGCCTTCGGCTGA
- the tagH gene encoding type VI secretion system-associated FHA domain protein TagH, with protein MIALRVTRRPGATEPDAMALPMPPEGLTIGRSVDCALVLSDPLRLVSRQHAQVIAGGEGARVRCISSSAPLWVNGMQVDPGGERALLVGDRLRIGGFELAVEPAAAIAAQRSRLDRWFDLEDAPDPLAAESPLPALAASLEEVAAPPSAVVSWQTSRHVVRTGTQMLPSAPAMPPAMPPRPADADEAADPAAPAPLSEASPPALARKGDRQPADVPPDLRELAAAFGRGAGLGTEVAPLTPEWMEHLGTLLRATAEGTLALLQSRAITKRQMRAEGTRIAPRQNNPLKFSPDASEALSRMLQREPSPGFLDPVAALRDAHRDLLVHQVAMVAGMRAAVFELFSRLGPEAAENGEGPAHGISRFSLFRAAALWHRHRMQHAQLLEHLDDDFQTIFGREFLRAYEAQSRLNPEAGSDAGLDSGRDTGRDPGPTSPEAPWPGAR; from the coding sequence GTGATCGCGCTGCGCGTCACGCGCCGGCCCGGCGCCACCGAACCGGACGCGATGGCGCTCCCGATGCCGCCGGAGGGCCTCACGATCGGCCGCTCCGTCGATTGCGCCCTGGTGCTGTCCGACCCGTTGCGGCTGGTGTCGCGCCAGCACGCGCAAGTGATTGCGGGGGGCGAGGGCGCGCGCGTGCGCTGCATCAGCAGCAGCGCCCCCTTGTGGGTGAACGGCATGCAGGTCGACCCGGGCGGCGAACGCGCGCTGCTGGTGGGCGACCGCTTGCGCATCGGCGGCTTTGAACTCGCCGTCGAGCCCGCGGCGGCGATCGCGGCTCAGCGCTCGCGCCTGGACCGCTGGTTCGACCTGGAAGACGCGCCAGATCCGCTCGCGGCCGAATCCCCATTGCCGGCGCTTGCAGCTTCGCTCGAGGAGGTGGCGGCGCCACCCAGCGCGGTGGTGTCGTGGCAGACCAGTCGACATGTCGTGCGCACCGGCACGCAGATGCTGCCCAGTGCGCCCGCCATGCCGCCTGCAATGCCCCCCCGGCCTGCCGATGCAGACGAGGCCGCCGATCCAGCAGCGCCGGCGCCTCTTTCGGAAGCGTCGCCGCCTGCCCTCGCCAGGAAGGGCGATCGCCAGCCGGCAGACGTGCCGCCGGATCTGCGCGAGCTGGCAGCGGCTTTCGGCCGCGGCGCCGGCCTGGGCACCGAGGTTGCGCCGCTCACGCCGGAATGGATGGAACATCTCGGCACACTGCTGCGGGCGACGGCCGAGGGCACGCTCGCGTTGCTGCAAAGCCGTGCGATCACCAAACGCCAGATGCGCGCCGAAGGCACGCGCATCGCGCCGCGCCAAAACAACCCCCTGAAGTTCTCGCCGGATGCAAGCGAGGCATTGAGTCGAATGCTGCAGCGCGAGCCGAGCCCCGGCTTCCTCGACCCGGTGGCCGCACTGCGCGATGCGCATCGCGACCTGCTGGTCCACCAGGTTGCGATGGTGGCCGGTATGCGCGCTGCGGTTTTCGAGCTCTTCTCCCGGCTAGGACCCGAGGCTGCCGAGAACGGGGAGGGGCCGGCGCACGGCATCTCGCGCTTTTCCTTGTTTCGCGCTGCAGCGCTCTGGCATCGCCACCGCATGCAGCACGCCCAATTGCTCGAGCACCTCGACGATGACTTCCAGACCATCTTCGGACGCGAGTTCCTGCGCGCCTACGAGGCCCAGTCGCGCCTGAACCCTGAAGCTGGCTCCGACGCCGGCCTCGACTCCGGGCGTGACACTGGCCGCGACCCGGGCCCCACATCGCCGGAGGCGCCATGGCCGGGCGCGCGTTGA
- a CDS encoding RHS repeat domain-containing protein produces MLSRTVLAACLCTAALAGHPAHAGSVSYSYDALGRLASTVYSDGSATTTITYSYDAAGNRTSVATTSP; encoded by the coding sequence ATGTTGAGCCGCACAGTTCTTGCCGCTTGCCTGTGCACCGCCGCGCTCGCGGGTCATCCTGCCCATGCCGGTTCCGTGAGCTACAGCTACGACGCCCTGGGCCGCTTGGCCAGCACCGTCTACAGCGACGGCAGCGCGACCACCACCATCACCTACAGCTACGACGCCGCGGGCAATCGCACCTCGGTGGCGACCACCTCGCCGTAG